In the Caballeronia sp. LZ062 genome, one interval contains:
- a CDS encoding EAL domain-containing protein, translating into MNTLQRGALAALLIVIVMIAALAPAGIGLTLAARSERQARVERLGRTADAALVRAEEVTRRLSGALGEIVRVSDAPCSTSYLRALRQISLARAPLRDAGAYDGNGRWQCSSLLGAVSTGAADGLTLPPPDWRSRDGVSAWYGLARLPGGKDSLVMGRDGVYIAADPSLYVGGIDARIARAGDVAVINTEARRVIAGTPATDASAVLAAFRASPSVLDCASVAVRRSATMPLAVVVSTPRETWRRRARTLPWAWLLTGIATGLLCAGWAAHLIVRRLSPRGQLSDAVRRHQFIVAYQPIVDLATRRCVGAEALVRWKHHDRIVRPDHFIPLAEHRGLIQAITDQVLDTVLLELGDFLRRYTDYYISVNVSAPDLTTHRFVGVLEPALARQGVRPQQIRIEATERGFLDADAAKDVISAFRAAGHAVYLDDFGTGYSSLSHLQTFRVDGLKIDKSFVDTVGQDAASSSVASHIIEMAATLGVQVIAEGIEREAQAAYLHARGAQFGQGWLFSPPLTAAEFIRYAGSTRAR; encoded by the coding sequence ATGAACACACTCCAACGCGGGGCGCTGGCGGCGCTCCTGATCGTCATCGTGATGATTGCGGCGCTCGCGCCGGCGGGAATCGGCTTGACGCTGGCGGCTCGCAGCGAGCGGCAGGCGCGCGTCGAGCGTTTGGGCCGCACAGCCGATGCCGCGCTCGTCCGCGCCGAAGAGGTGACGCGCCGTCTCTCAGGCGCGCTCGGCGAGATCGTCAGGGTGAGCGACGCGCCTTGTTCGACGTCGTATCTGCGCGCGCTGCGCCAGATTTCGCTCGCGCGTGCGCCACTGCGCGACGCCGGTGCGTACGACGGCAACGGCCGGTGGCAGTGCTCGTCGCTCCTCGGCGCGGTGTCGACGGGTGCGGCCGACGGCCTCACGTTGCCGCCGCCCGACTGGCGCTCGCGCGATGGCGTCAGCGCGTGGTACGGCCTCGCGCGGCTGCCCGGCGGCAAGGACTCGCTCGTCATGGGTCGGGACGGTGTCTACATCGCCGCCGATCCGTCGCTTTACGTGGGCGGCATCGACGCGCGCATCGCGCGGGCAGGCGATGTCGCCGTCATCAACACCGAAGCGCGGCGCGTGATCGCCGGCACGCCCGCCACGGATGCGTCCGCGGTCCTCGCCGCCTTTCGGGCGTCGCCGTCGGTGCTGGATTGCGCGTCGGTAGCCGTGCGCCGCTCGGCGACGATGCCGCTCGCAGTCGTCGTCAGCACGCCGCGCGAGACGTGGCGCAGGCGCGCTCGCACGCTGCCGTGGGCGTGGCTGCTCACGGGCATCGCGACCGGCCTCTTGTGTGCGGGCTGGGCGGCGCATCTCATCGTGCGCAGGCTGTCGCCGCGCGGACAGTTGAGCGATGCCGTGCGCCGCCATCAATTCATCGTCGCGTATCAGCCGATCGTCGATCTCGCCACGCGCCGCTGCGTCGGCGCGGAGGCGCTGGTGCGCTGGAAGCACCACGACCGCATCGTGCGGCCGGACCACTTCATTCCGCTCGCGGAGCATCGCGGCCTGATTCAGGCGATCACCGATCAGGTGCTCGATACCGTGCTGCTCGAACTCGGCGACTTTCTCCGCCGCTACACCGACTATTACATCTCCGTGAATGTGTCCGCGCCGGACCTGACCACGCATCGCTTTGTCGGCGTGCTGGAACCGGCGCTCGCGCGGCAGGGCGTGCGGCCGCAGCAGATACGCATCGAGGCGACCGAACGCGGCTTTCTCGACGCCGATGCCGCGAAGGACGTCATCAGCGCGTTTCGCGCGGCGGGCCACGCGGTCTATCTCGACGACTTCGGCACGGGCTATTCGAGCCTGTCGCATTTGCAGACGTTTCGCGTGGACGGCCTGAAGATCGACAAGTCTTTCGTCGACACGGTGGGGCAGGACGCGGCATCGAGCAGTGTCGCTTCGCATATCATCGAGATGGCCGCGACGCTCG